In the Leptospira sp. WS4.C2 genome, one interval contains:
- a CDS encoding HAD family hydrolase, whose product MVFFSDMALFLDLDNTLLPSKKAYEFAITECAKDWKDRKLGGDFLTLYESARKKVKNQLIGHSSNRLRLLCFKLMLEESVSSGFQTKDIVDVLWMEERYHFHFLSYLKNESKKETYQTKLFPKLLALSNQFPVFLTTNETLRTQLLKVSSFLPDHFRFTLITSEEVGHEKPTTEFFSYVLERSKENPEDCILLGDNWDDDVLGANRHGIASIHIPEMWDEGSEVKEYPFESSAPVWKAPNTITALNFAELWLLKSQK is encoded by the coding sequence GTGGTTTTCTTTTCTGATATGGCTTTGTTTTTGGATTTGGACAATACCCTTTTACCATCGAAAAAGGCATATGAGTTTGCCATAACCGAATGTGCTAAGGATTGGAAGGATCGCAAGTTAGGTGGTGATTTTCTTACCTTGTACGAATCCGCGAGAAAAAAAGTAAAAAACCAACTGATAGGCCATAGTTCAAATCGGTTGCGACTTTTGTGTTTTAAATTGATGTTGGAGGAATCCGTATCCTCTGGATTCCAAACCAAAGACATCGTTGATGTTTTGTGGATGGAAGAAAGATACCATTTTCATTTCCTTTCTTATTTAAAAAATGAATCTAAGAAAGAAACCTACCAAACAAAGTTATTTCCCAAACTATTGGCTTTATCAAATCAGTTTCCTGTTTTTTTAACTACCAACGAAACCTTACGTACGCAATTATTAAAAGTATCTTCCTTTTTGCCAGATCACTTTCGTTTTACTCTCATCACATCGGAAGAGGTGGGTCATGAAAAACCCACAACGGAATTCTTTTCTTATGTTTTGGAACGTTCGAAAGAAAATCCAGAGGATTGTATTCTACTTGGGGACAATTGGGATGATGATGTTCTCGGTGCGAATCGTCATGGAATTGCCAGCATTCATATTCCTGAAATGTGGGATGAAGGTAGTGAGGTGAAGGAATATCCTTTTGAATCTTCGGCACCCGTTTGGAAGGCACCGAATACGATTACAGCTCTTAACTTTGCCGAGTTATGGCTTCTTAAGAGTCAGAAATAA